In bacterium, the following are encoded in one genomic region:
- the cas2 gene encoding CRISPR-associated endonuclease Cas2, with amino-acid sequence MGDEKHWHLLCYDIREPKRWAKVYKILKGRGERIQLSVFRLQMTRVQNEELRWKLGKVMDKEDSLLILRLCPGCAQRIVDTEGDEKWKKPTPTFDVI; translated from the coding sequence ATGGGTGACGAGAAACATTGGCACCTGCTCTGTTACGACATCCGGGAGCCGAAGCGCTGGGCCAAGGTGTACAAGATCCTCAAGGGACGGGGAGAACGGATACAACTCTCGGTGTTTCGTCTACAGATGACCCGGGTCCAGAACGAGGAACTGAGGTGGAAGCTTGGGAAGGTGATGGACAAGGAGGACAGCCTCTTGATCCTTCGCCTTTGCCCCGGCTGTGCCCAACGCATTGTCGATACCGAGGGCGATGAGAAGTGGAAGAAGCCGACGCCGACGTTCGATGTGATCTGA